A stretch of Apis cerana isolate GH-2021 linkage group LG1, AcerK_1.0, whole genome shotgun sequence DNA encodes these proteins:
- the LOC108003584 gene encoding uncharacterized protein LOC108003584 isoform X1, with amino-acid sequence MNNSLDQDFEEFRFSNQNKICKDDAVDDLQKFDKHIDDQNSIFSLRFSLFSCEICKKQFVTKKQLRIHIHTHLGRPRIVLRRVTNLKSFKKKHSNTYWLDPEKKGSLKLTLKKQNFTDSLKLKLKKSSESEDFTVVKSNINLGIENHSQRDVAGAKENDQRHEKDTENSINQPFENVMVEQQDEYGNIKFNTEEHNPLEENDRPPIDVNEGDSGVGSDMANPSEKEDQNVDDLQSSDQYDNSDKRFSETEDHEESDALEATCRETIENLKKLGEQSGSRSMNQLIENSGIEEDDDRGHESNMIHNLEENPAISIISKSTTFSNHTTDCTTVCEDEDKPEESTENTASFNWSQLSTNISNKNNESSKENEEQSDHGGDNNIDNAGSLLQNLIEHQRHNQNETLNNLPPETEYVSLEKLAETVNTCRVCNEKFKDIAHLDEHRSKAGHYQCNIPECINLIFNSPLEVSMHKAQMHGTPLSPSVSQLSPHLNTSSPHLNQNSPHLSQTSPQLNTHSPHAVSMESPNTPNSQQINRNSPLTSPHQTNSPTYNTVASTGQQIIPPVNFEQLPAPVQQLAQQVQRMPLPQTQMPPSLPPGANTMIPGPNYFVQPPGRPPLYRVPGPQGMHYPPHIAHLYPQYGPGPYPQMTAPPQMHSQLPQQISRGRYPTVAQSNRAPRVPQTGSTPRQRMKRPMQQSMQVQQNNSAIKQRRMDVLLPDRNEDADCHVIAQQKRNDGLPVIQNVQGATTQQTSRNDSTIHLTDSITLSVRQPGSAPAQVQNTSGASGKKSDAKAVANVLAARGITVTPAANKNKSSEQNKQQIPPQQQRTTSSQQPLNVTALTLNSAISIIPASSQKKQQEQGQFAVPHNKQNKTAVNEVERPPRPPTVDLTQDGPPQIPVVRRGRPPRALLTCQVCDKNFQNQEMLTQHMATHRAPSKLLHKCNLCPAQYPTVQALTTHKQAYHKEVDTVAQNGGAELALPVVDLKSPHVLNRLSNLGIQSYIPLSQLSAQTGGYFGLPIITIDGARNPNTCNLGALGATSILSLGPLKHLSNR; translated from the exons ATGAACAATTCATTGGATCAAGACTTTGAGGAATTTAGATTTTCAAACcaaaacaaaatttgtaaagaCGATGCAGTGGatgatttgcaaaaatttg ataaacaTATAGatgatcaaaattcaatattttcattacgattttcgttatttagttgtgaaatttgtaaaaaacaatttgtaaCAAAAAAGCAGTTACGTATTCATATTCATACACATTTAGGAAGACCACGTATAGTTTTAAGGAGAGTTACAAATCTAAaaagttttaagaaaaaacacaGTAATACATATTGGTTAGATCCAGAGAAAAAAGGTTctctaaaattaacattaaaaaaacaaaattttactgATTCTCTGAAACTTAAACTGAAGAAATCATCTGAATCAGAAGATTTTACTGTAGTGAAAAGCAATATTAATTTGGGAATAGAAAATCACAGTCAAAGAGACGTGGCTGGAGCAAAGGAAAATGATCAAAGACATGAAAAAGATacagaaaattcaattaatcaacCGTTTGAAAACGTGATGGTAGAGCAACAG gatgaatatggaaatattaaatttaatactgaAGAACATAATCCATTGGAAGAAAATGATAGACCACCCATAGATGTCAATGAGGGTGATTCAGGCGTAGGAAGTGATATGGCAAATCCATCTGAAAAGGAAGATCAAAATGTTGATGACCTACAAAGTTCAGATCAATATGATAATTCAGATAAAAGATTCTCTGAAACAGAAGATCATGAAGAATCGGATGCATTGGAAGCAACATGTAGAGAAACAAttgaaaacttgaaaaaactTGGTGAACAATCTGG atctAGATCTATGaatcaattaattgaaaattcaggCATTGAAGAAGATGATGATAGAGGTCATGAATCCAATATGATAcataatttagaagaaaatccagctattagtattatttcaaaatctacTACATTTTCAAATCATACAACAGATTGTACAACAGTATGTGAGGATGAAGATAAACCTGAAGAATCGACAGAAAACACAGCTAGTTTTAATTGGAGTCAATTGTCCactaatatatcaaataaaaataatgagagttctaaagaaaatgaagaacaaTCAGATCATGGGggtgataataatattgacaaTGCTGGAtctcttttacaaaatttgattGAGCATCAGAGGCATAATcaaaatgaaacattaaataatttaccacCAGAAACTGAATATGTTTCTCTTGAAAAGTTAGCTGAAACTGTTAATACTTGTCGTGtttgtaatgaaaaatttaaggatATTGCTCATTTAGATGAGCACAGAAGCAAAGCTGGACATTATCAATGCAATATTCCAGAAtgtattaatcttatttttaattcaccaTTAGAGGTTTCTATGCATAAAGCTCAAATGCATGGAACGCCTCTTTCTCCTAGCGTGAGCCAGTTGTCTCCTCATTTAAATACAAGTTCGCCTCATTTGAATCAAAATTCACCCCATTTGAGTCAAACATCTCCGCAGTTAAATACACATTCTCCTCATGCAGTGTCAATGGAATCTCCAAATACACCAAATTCTCAACAAATAAATAGGAATTCTCCTTTAACTTCTCCACATCAAACAAATTCACCTACATATAATACAGTAGCTAGTACTGGACAACAAATAATACCACCTGTTAATTTTGAACAACTACCTGCACCTGTTCAACAATTAGCTCAACAAGTACAACGTATGCCACTTCCACAAACGCAAATGCCTCCAAGTCTTCCACCAGGTGCAAATACAATGATCCCTGGTCCAAATTACTTTGTACAGCCACCAGGAAGACCACCATTGTATAGAGTTCCTGGTCCACAGGGCATGCATTATCCTCCTCATATAGCACACCTATATCCGCAGTATGGACCGGGTCCATATCCGCAAATGACTGCACCACCACAAATGCATTCTCAATTGCCTCAACAAATTTCACGTGGAAGGTATCCTACTGTTGCACAAAGTAATCG GGCACCACGAGTTCCACAAACGGGATCAACTCCACGGCAACGTATGAAACGCCCTATGCAACAATCAATGCAAGTACAACAAAATAATTCTGCAATAAAACAACGAAGAATGGATGTTTTATTGCCAGATAGGAATGAAGATGCAGATTGTCATGTTATTGCGCAGCAGAAAAGAAATGATGGTTTACCTGTTATACAAAATGTTCAAGGTGCTACTACTCAACAGACAAGCAGAAATGATTCTACTATACATCTTACGGATTCCATAACTCTTAGTGTTAGACAACCAG GTTCCGCTCCAGCTCAAGTGCAGAACACATCAGGTGCTAGCGGCAAGAAGTCCGATGCAAAGGCTGTGGCTAATGTACTGGCAGCCAGAGGTATTACTGTTACTCCAgcagcaaataaaaataaatcaagtgAACAAAACAAACAGCAGATACCTCCTCAGCAACAGAGGACTACATCTTCACAGCAGCCTTTAAATGTTACAGCGCTCACTCTGAATTCTGCTATTTCTATCATACCAGCTAGTTCACAAAAGAAACAACAAGAACAGGGTCAGTTTGCTGTTCCTCacaataaacaaaacaaaacagCGGTGAATGAAGTGGAAAGACCACCGAGACCTCCTACTGTAGATTTAACGCAAGATGGTCCACCACAAATACCAGTAGTTAGACGTGGAAGACCTCCACG AGCATTGCTTACTTGTCAAGtatgtgataaaaatttccaaaatcagGAAATGTTAACTCAACATATGGCTACTCATCGTGCACCAAGTAAATTACTTCACAA GTGTAATCTTTGCCCTGCCCAATATCCAACAGTTCAAGCGTTAACAACGCACAAACAAGCGTATCATAAAGAAGTTGACACCGTAGCACAAAATGGTGGTGCAGAATTAGCATTGCCAGTTGTAGATTTGAAATCCCCTCATGTGTTGAATCGTTTATCAAATCTTGGTATACAAAGTTATATTCCGCTGTCGCAGCTTAGTGCTCAAACGGGTGGATATTTTGGATTACCTATAATTACAATAGACGGTGCACGAAATCCTAATACTTGTAATTTAGGTGCGCTTGGTGCTACATCTATTCTAAGTCTGGGCCCTCTAAAGCATTTGTCAAACAG ATAG